The window GGATATCTTCTGGGTGTTCGGCGTGGCGCTGGGGCTCAGCCTGCTGCTGTCTGTCGGCCTGCAGCGGCTGGATACCCGCCGGCTGGTGTCATAGCGGCGAGCGCTGGCGCTGCTGGGCGCGGCGCAGCTGCCGCCCGGAGGAAAAACCGGCCGCCAGCGCGGCCTTCTCCAAGCCATATCCTTGCTGCAGGCGCTGTTGCGCCACCGCCAACCGCAGCTGTTCATGATATTCCCGTACGCTGATGCCGACGTGGCTGCGAAACAGCCGCGCCAGATGGCGGCTGCTGACGTGCGCCTTCTCCGCTATCTGCGGCACCGACCAGTCGGCCTCCGGCTCGGCGGCCATCACGTCCTGCGCACGGTGCACCGCCGGGTGCAGGTGGTTGCGGTAACGCAGCCAGGGCGACAGCTGCGGATCGTCGCCGGCGCGGCGGAAATAGACCACCATGTCGCGGGCGACGTCGCGCGCCCGGTCGGAGCCGCAGTGGCGGTGGACCAGGTGCAGCGCCAAATCGATGCCGGTGGTGATGCCCGCGCTGGTGTAGACGCCGCGGTCTTCAACGAAGATGCGGTTCTCTTTCACCTGCGCCGC of the Serratia marcescens subsp. marcescens ATCC 13880 genome contains:
- a CDS encoding GlxA family transcriptional regulator; protein product: MPQAVYFLLLPNVLSLDVSGPAETLRLAGQFSLRYLSPAPQIVCSIGMTLSGLQPLPERLDDGAILVLPGVGDSQRYFAGEEAEQARRWLATLRPDLQRQRITLVCICSGALLAAQAGLLDGYQCTTHHDVIERIRRQAPAAQVKENRIFVEDRGVYTSAGITTGIDLALHLVHRHCGSDRARDVARDMVVYFRRAGDDPQLSPWLRYRNHLHPAVHRAQDVMAAEPEADWSVPQIAEKAHVSSRHLARLFRSHVGISVREYHEQLRLAVAQQRLQQGYGLEKAALAAGFSSGRQLRRAQQRQRSPL